CAAGTGAAAGAATTAGACATGCCAGACCTCCCTTATTTATGCCTAGTCATTAGGGAAACCTTAACGCTTCATCCTTCAGGACCTTTTATCATCAGGGAATGTGCTGAAGGTTGCAAGGTGAATGGTTCACTTGTTAAGGCCAAATCTAGTGTGCTAATTAACGTCTATGCCATCATGCAAGACCCAGAACTTTGGACTAACCTAGATGAGTTCATACCAAAGAGGTTCTTGGAAAGCTCAGATGAGAAAATTAGTGAGCATCAAATCAGTGCATTCCATTTGGTAGTAGAAGGAGAGGATTCCCTGGGGCATCACTTGCTATGTTGATGATGCACCCAACAGTTGTAGGCATCGTCCAACGATTAGATTGGAAAGTGAAGGACAGGGAGAATGTTGATTTAAGCCAAGGGTCTTGGTTTGCTACTGAAATGGAAAAACCACTTGTTTGTTACCCCATTACATGCCTTAATTAATCCTATCTAATGGTTATTGGTGTTGGATTAATGGGACTCATGTGTTTTAAGGATAATAATGTATGAAAGTTCAAATGGTGTAAAAATatccttgaacgtttagacccccaatttacaaattaaccaattcaagttttatgtcaaacaactagtgtgtggaaaatgaacaaaagctataaaacagaattggaaaactatttaagccaaattaaaatcacaacccacagcagataataaaaggcaaagataaaagggaagaaagatgcaaacacaaggacaacatgcgatgtgttatcgaagaagaaactgaagcccttggcgtaaaacctctccgccaccctccaagcggtaaaaaatccactagaaaatgtagttgggatacatggacagcaatagactctccaagcctaatctacccaatgcacctaagccctccaagcttcttgctccaacgaggttgcaccgaacctttttcttttctagcttctcggattccgctgctttaccatagcatcaaccaatgtagattggttccttcttaactgcttcccagaacaccaaacaaccctctcacagtaatgaatatggtgagaacaaggttttggtaaaatgcctctcaagggtttgacagtggagaggaaaagagttgaggaatttgaagagactcttatgtaaagattgtagatgaattaatcttgttttactctagagtttctctctcaaaattctttctggaagctctctttcttttatgggtataaggggtatatatactagggtgagagaggaatgtgaaacgtcaggtttttcaaaacagggctggctcgcgacttggcctcgcgacttgattgagtcgcgagataaccgaatggccagttgtcttcttttgtcctgtagtgctccagctagcatgattgttcaacttctggcatgcttggcacgtgtgctacatctggcggcttgcagccgcgagtcactcatgagatccagccgcgagtctctgttttcttgcacactcttgagcattcaaaactttatctcactcactacccttacaacaaacgcacctaaatacagggttactaaatgttgaaatacaagcaaatttggcatggaataaagccaacagaatgattgattaaattcaaccttacaatgtACATAATGTAAAAGTAGCAATAATGTACATAATGTCCTCGGTGATGCGTGGATACTTTGCAATTTCATTGAAAATAATCTTTATGTTTTGTAATGCCTATATATAATGCTCATTTtgtttgtataatatttatgcTTTTCAACAACATTTTTGAATGCTTTGAAGCTCAGtctttgtaatttatattttatataatttttttgtccaaaaattGGTTTTCTAATATTTAGTGGAATTGCTTTGTtgatctagatttttttttatacttgaaCTGCCtagttttttcttcatttccaggagactataacatattataatatttactatGAAAAAGCagacttattttttaaactgattaaattattttgaaatttataaataataatttaaagcATAATATACTTCCATATCCTCAACCTCTTCATTCTCACAACCAAATACCACAACTCTAATCTCAAACATCCatttaattttctcaacaaaaggTAATCATTTgttaatattatcataaaaaaagaacatgaagtaacaaagaaaaattcccttaaaaaacttccatttATCAAGATTTAGTTACCTCTAGTTGGACTTCCATATCCTAAACAAAATGAACATGGGTAAAATATTCACCCACACACACTCAACTCTAGCATTGTACAAATGTCACACacttgtttatttatataaacaaCATCCTTGTCGCCAAGGCCAAAAAAGTCCGAAAAATCCAATGGAATGCCGTTGTTTAATGCGGTGAGAATTCGGGTACGACAATTGGTATCATCATATGTGGTGTTGGTGCTACTCAATATGATGTTGGTACCATCCAATGTAATGTAAGTATTGTCGCATGTGAGCTTGGTACCATCTATTGTGATACTCATTAACTGAATCCTATATTTATGGACTTATAAACAAGTTCAGCTCACAGGCCTAATTTAAAAGAGAggattattaaaagaaaagtaatCCTTTGATTGACTTAGAGCACAAAACCATGATCACTAGTTCTAGTGGCATGTTGTAGTAATTCCtatttttcatttggttcaTCCTTGCTCTCTTTGTACATTCCTTCAAATCACTGCTTTCGTATGTTAGGTCACGTAAGTTTGTGACATGCTCTGTACAAGTTTATAACCCAATTGATAGTAAGGCGCAAAATGAAAAATGAGTTATAGTTTAGAGTGGTAATCGTGCATTTTGAAAGTTCTAGGTGGTAAGTGTAAATACTCTTCTTACGGTCAATTGTcaagttgtatttttttcacCATTGAAGACATGTGAATGcctttttttatagataatatattttgtttttgattcttcattgatttcaagGTTTAGTCAtaaatacttaaaattaaagtagatgaatatgtaaagatagatttatatgtaaagttaaaaccatctaagatgaatatatatatatatatatatatatatttgtaattcaTTGGTTTTATTGTTTAGTTATAAACATTTCCATTCatgaatatgtaaagaaaatattatatataatgttaaaaCCGCCCAAGATGACTATGTatagacaatatttttttattttttattattcattgaatttattgtttagTTATAAACATTTCAGCTAAAGTAAATGAATATGTAAATGCAAAGTTATATGTAAAGTAAAAACTACCCacaatgaatatataaaatcaatctatttatatatttaatattgtcaaaaaatttaggtaaaaattaaataataaaaaaagaatgataatgtGACTAATGACATGACCGATTAGGTGGCACAATAGGAGTATagtaatattaaatattacaaccattttaatatataatatatagatgAAATTTTGTCTTCTACCTCTAATACACACCAAACGCATGAGATTTTTATTAAACCCCTTCTAGGGACCAAATCATAAAACTCATGTGATGTTTATCAAATCTCTCCTAGGGATTTCTCACTCCAAAATCAAGGGATTTTCATAAAAATCCTTCTAAGAGaattttcatcaaaaactcatGAGATTTTCACAAAAACCCTTATGGGAACTCTTTCATCAAAATCATGGGATTTCCATAAAAACCCTTCTaggaatttttcattaaaaaccCATGACAAATTCATggaattttgtcactaaaaactCGAGATTTTTATTAAAACCCTTCTAGagactttttcattaaaacccaTGACATGTTTATCATTAAATAACccttttcaaaaatgttttcaaatgatGGTTGGCCCATGGCTTACATCCATTAGGCCCTTGTGGGCCATGGTTTTCAAATAATGGTTGGAAACACAAGAACTgaagtgacaaaaaaattttcaaaaaggaaattaaaattgTGTGAATTTTTTAGGAACAATATTTTAGCAAAAGATAAGAGGATAATTAGACTGTCCTTCCATGAAATTATGAAACTTACATTGTTCATCATAAGATTTGGAAATTAAAATGCAGAACAAATCCATTTTGAATGGTACCATTACTAGGTAGATCATTCTCTCTAACTagctttacacacacacacacacaaaactatGCTTTATTGTTATGTTCAGGCCTCGAATCTGGCTTGCTATAACTGAAATACTGATGGCACATTGGAGTATTTGACAGTCAACGACATAACATTTTACTCTCACACGAAGAAACgattaaaaatcattattaagTGCAGCCTTGGCCTTGCAAACTTGAACCAAATTATTATTAGAAGCTGCATCCACAATTATAAATCAAATTGGTGGAAATTGTTTGAGCCTAGCCACAGGGACACAAACTAGAGGATGAACCCGAGGAAGGGTTATCCCAGGTCCCTCTTCCATGTCCACAGTACCATCTCCTCCATCCCCAACTTTCCATTCAAAGCACTGAATCATTGCAGCCAGTGTGGTATGAACAACCTTCAATGCTAGCGTTGCACCAGGACAACTTCTTCTTCCACTCCCAAATGGTATAAAATGGAAGTGTTGCCCCCTCACATCCAATTGGCTATTCCCACTACCCTCTTCAATAAGAAACCTCTCCGGTGAGAACTCAAGTGGGTTCTCCCAGTGGTTTGAGTCCCTTCCAATAGCCCACACATTTACATAAACCCGGGTTTTTGCTGGAATATCATAGCCAGCAATGTTACATTCTTCAGTACACTCCCTCGCAATTAAGGGGCCAGTTGGGTGAAGCCTCAGTATTTCTTTCACTATAGCCTGCATGTAGGGAAGTTTAACTATATCCGACTCCTCTACTATATTGTTTTTCCCAATAACCATATCAATCTCTTGCCTTGCTTTAGCCATCACTTTTGGGTAATTAATTAGCTCTGAGAGTCCCCATTCTGTTGTCACAGCTGATGTGTCTGTCCCAGCTCCAAACATATTCTGCATCATAGGTGTGTATAAGTTTGTAtatctaatatttttaaatgatgtgttttttttagagatagtttcaacttatgagGAGAAGAGATCTTACTAGTTAAACTAACTCGAACTCACAATTTAACAATTTGTATAAAGGTAAAAtaaattctttcaatttttagtgAAATGGAGAAGATAAAGCAAAGAAAATTTTACCATAATGAAGGCCTTGATGTTTTCTCTGGTCATTCTGATCTCTGAGTTTTCATCTTCGTATATATCAAGTAAAATATCAAGTACATCTTTTATTCCATCACCCATCTCCTTCTTCCTTGCCTCTTCGTGTTCCTTCATTATCTTCTCCATCATAGTGTCATATCTATCGCGAACATCCTTAAGCCTTTTCCCAAATCCTTGCAAATCCAAATTCTTGCAAAACCATATCATTTCCGACACATTACCCTTACCAGCAAGCTCACACATTTCTTTCACTATCTTCCTCACTTTGTCAGCATCGTCTTCGTTTTCCGAAAACCTTTTTCTTAGTGCCATCCTTGATATCATGTTATTCGTTAACGTTATAAGCTCTGCTCCTACATCAACTGCCTCATTGGCCTTCGCTTTTTTATATAATAGATGTAGAAACCGCTTTAGTTCGTCACACCTGATCGGTAAGTGATGCTCAAGTGTTTGACCGCCTAGAAGTTCGGTCATGCAAAGCTTTTTCATGAACTTCCAGTGGGGTCCATAGGGTGCCAAAGCGAAATCCGCTGTGCCATATGAAAGGTAGTCTGCGTTAGACATTCTGGGGCGGTCCAAGAAACTAGTTTCATAGGTTTTTAGGAATTCTCTTGCTATTTCCGGCGAGGAAACAATCACACAACGTTTGGAGCCAAAGAGTAGGTACATTAAAGGTCCATATTGGTTCGAAAGCTTGTGAAAAGCTTGGTGAGGGATTCGGTTAAGGAGGTGGAGGTGTCCAATGATCGGTAGCGCTCGTGGGCTCGGTGGAAGGCGAACTTTGGTTTTAGTTTTGGTAAGGAAGGTTCCGACCAAAATGATAGAGGCTAACCAGATAAGGAGAAGTATAAGATTTTCTTGCAAATCAGCCATGGTTTGAAAATTTGCTCGTGTTAAATCTGGCTTAGAGGttcttatttataataaaaaagatagaagggtttctttcttcttcttaattttaaagttaattATTGTTACATACACTAAATTATACATTATTATACACACAATAact
The DNA window shown above is from Quercus lobata isolate SW786 chromosome 7, ValleyOak3.0 Primary Assembly, whole genome shotgun sequence and carries:
- the LOC115952787 gene encoding 3,9-dihydroxypterocarpan 6A-monooxygenase-like yields the protein MADLQENLILLLIWLASIILVGTFLTKTKTKVRLPPSPRALPIIGHLHLLNRIPHQAFHKLSNQYGPLMYLLFGSKRCVIVSSPEIAREFLKTYETSFLDRPRMSNADYLSYGTADFALAPYGPHWKFMKKLCMTELLGGQTLEHHLPIRCDELKRFLHLLYKKAKANEAVDVGAELITLTNNMISRMALRKRFSENEDDADKVRKIVKEMCELAGKGNVSEMIWFCKNLDLQGFGKRLKDVRDRYDTMMEKIMKEHEEARKKEMGDGIKDVLDILLDIYEDENSEIRMTRENIKAFIMNMFGAGTDTSAVTTEWGLSELINYPKVMAKARQEIDMVIGKNNIVEESDIVKLPYMQAIVKEILRLHPTGPLIARECTEECNIAGYDIPAKTRVYVNVWAIGRDSNHWENPLEFSPERFLIEEGSGNSQLDVRGQHFHFIPFGSGRRSCPGATLALKVVHTTLAAMIQCFEWKVGDGGDGTVDMEEGPGITLPRVHPLVCVPVARLKQFPPI